A region from the Acyrthosiphon pisum isolate AL4f chromosome A1, pea_aphid_22Mar2018_4r6ur, whole genome shotgun sequence genome encodes:
- the LOC100573593 gene encoding cytochrome P450 4C1: MIEIIVYIIVVIFVVMWCYFKWHNRPFEKLAARMPGPPAYPFIGTLYGCIGLTSGQIVSRILDYVKDYNLEPFKFWMGPYFGVFIVKPEDLQIVLNSSNAFQKGFVYDFFKVILGEGLFTAPVDKWRIHRRMISPFFNGKLLEQFFPVFIEKNRILIRNVGKQLNETQVFNLWDYVAPFALDVICENTMGYNLDTQTNKNECEFAKAIVKFPLQVIKEKKAEFDQRKKLNDAKMDVTNSNEHQSKLFLDTLFELNNGGGNFSDSDIRDEVITMLAAGSETNAITVCFCLLLLAIHQDIQDKVYDEIYDIFDESDHMISIEDTSRLVYLEQVLKETLRLLPAAPFLLREIQEDLKIFSSDYVLPKGTMCIISPLATHRSPDLYSNPRDFNPENFSPENIAKRHRYSFIPFSGGPRGCIGSKYVMMVMKVTVSTFLRHFSVHTNIKLTDIKLKLDVLMRSVDGYPVTIRPRDKRPTYKRNLNSLR, translated from the exons atgattgaaataattgtttacataattgttgttatttttgtgGTGATGTGGTGTTACTTTAAATGGCACAACAGGCCCTTTGAAAAATTGGCAGCTAGAATGCCAGGACCTCCAGCATACCCTTTCATTGGAACATTGTATGGATGTATTGGACTGACGTCaggac AGATCGTGAGCAGAATACTTGACTACGTGAAAGATTATAATCTAGAGCCATTTAAATTCTGGATGGGACCATATTTTGGAGTGTTCATTGTCAAACCGGAAGACCtacaa ATTGTGTTGAATAGTTCAAATGCCTTTCAAAAAGGTTTTGTGTACGATTTTTTCAAGGTTATTTTAGGCGAAGGCTTGTTTACTGCACCAG TTGACAAATGGCGGATACATCGTCGCATGATATCTCCCTTTTTTAATGGTAAACTTTTGGAACAGTTTTTCCCAGTATTTATCGAGAAAAACCGAATTCTCATAAGGAATGTCGGGAAGCAATTAAACGAAACACAAGTATTCAATCTCTGGGACTACGTTGCACCATTCGCACTCGATGTTATTTGtg AAAACACCATGGGTTACAATCTCGACactcaaacaaacaaaaatgaatgTGAATTTGCCAAAGCAATAGTAaag tttccattA cAA GTAATCAAGGAAAAGAAAGCTGAATTTGaccagagaaaaaaattaaatgacgCTAAAATGGACGTTACCAACAGTAACG aACACCAATCAAAACTTTTTTTGGACACATTGTTTGAACTGAACAATGGTGGTGGCAACTTTTCAGATTCCGATATTAGGGATGAAGTTATAACCATGTTGGCTGCG gGCAGTGAAACCAATGCTATTACAGTCTGCTTTTGTCTTTTGTTGTTAGCTATACATCAAGATATTCAA gatAAAGTATACGATGAAATTTACGATATATTTGATGAGAGTGACCATATGATATCTATTGAAGACACTAGTAGACTTGTGTACTTAGAACAAGTGTTAAAGGAAACCCTTCGATTACTTCCTGCAGCACCATTCCTACTAAGAGAAATTCAAGAAGATCTTAAAATAT TTTCAAGTGATTACGTATTACCAAAAGGAACGATGTGTATTATATCTCCATTAGCCACACATAGAAGTCCTGATTTGTACTCAAATCCTCGGGACTTCAATCCCGAAAACTTCAGCCCAGAAAATATAGCTAAACGTCATAGATATAGCTTTATTCCTTTTAGCGGTGGCCCAAGGGGTTGTATAG GATCCAAATATGTGATGATGGTTATGAAAGTCACTGTGTCAACATTTTTGCGACATTTTAGCGTACatacaaatatcaaattaactgatattaagttaaaattagatGTATTGATGAGGAGTGTTGATGGTTATCCTGTTACGATTCGGCCAAGAGACAAAAGACCAACGTACAAGCGAAATTTAAACTCACTACGATAA
- the LOC112935894 gene encoding cytochrome P450 4g15-like has protein sequence MIEIIVYIIVVIFIVMWCYFKWHNRPFEKLAARMPGLPAYPFIGSLYTCIGVTSEQLRSRILDLVKDYNLGPIKCWMGPYFGVFIVRPEDIQIVLNSSNALQKGFVYNFFKVILGEGLFTAPIDKWRIHRRMISPFFNGKLLEQFFPVFIEKNRILIRNVAKQLNETQVFDLWDYIAPFAFDTICQNTLGYNIDTQTNKNECEFAKAIVKTLDLEGMRIYKPWLYPEFVFSMYLKLTGQQRVFETVRKFPLQVIKEKKAEFDQRKKLIDAKIDVTNSNEHQSKLFLDTLFELNNGGGNFSDSDIRDEVITMLAAGSETNAITICFCLLMLAIHQDIQDKVYDEIYDILDDSDHMISIEDTTRLVYLEQVLNETLRLFPAGPMQLKEIQEDLKISSSDYVLPKGTMCVISPLVTHISPDLYSNPRDFNPENFSPENIAKRHRYSFIPFSGGPRGCIGSKYVMMIMKVTVSTFLRHFSVHTNIKLTDIKLKLDVLMRSVDGYPVTIQPRHKRPTYKRNKKPLR, from the exons atgattgaaataattgtttacataattgttgttattttcaTTGTGATGTGGTGTTACTTTAAATGGCACAACAGGCCCTTTGAAAAATTGGCAGCCAGAATGCCAGGACTTCCAGCATACCCTTTCATTGGATCATTGTATACATGTATTGGAGTGACGTcagaac AGCTCAGGAGCAGAATACTTGATTTGGTGAAAGATTATAATTTAGGGCCAATTAAATGCTGGATGGGACCATATTTTGGAGTTTTCATTGTCAGACCGGAAGACATAcaa ATAGTCTTGAATAGTTCAAATGCCCTTCAAAAAGGTTTTGTGTACAATTTTTTCAAGGTTATTTTAGGCGAAGGCTTGTTTACTGCACCAA TTGACAAATGGCGGATACATCGTCGCATGATATCTCCCTTTTTTAATGGTAAACTTTTGGAACAGTTTTTCCCCGTATTTATCGAGAAAAACCGAATTCTCATAAGGAATGTCGCGAAGCAATTAAACGAAACACAAGTGTTCGATCTCTGGGACTACATTGCACCATTTGCATTTGATACTATTTGTC AAAACACCCTGGGTTACAATATCGACactcaaacaaacaaaaatgaatgTGAATTTGCCAAAGCAAtagtaaa aaCATTAGATTTAGAAGGGATGCGAATTTACAAACCATGGTTATATCCTGAATTCGTgttttcaatgtatttaaaacttacTGGACAACAAAGAGTCTTCGAAACAGTGAGGAAATTTCCATTACAA gtaaTCAAGGAAAAGAAAGCTGAATTTGaccagagaaaaaaattaattgacgCTAAAATAGACGTTACTAACAGTAACG aACACCAATCAAAACTTTTTTTGGACACATTGTTTGAACTGAACAATGGTGGTGGAAACTTTTCAGATTCCGATATTAGGGATGAAGTTATAACCATGTTGGCTGCG gGCAGTGAAACCAATGCTATCACGATCTGCTTTTGTCTTTTGATGTTAGCTATACATCAAGATATTCaa GATAAAGTATACGATGAAATTTACGATATACTTGATGACAGTGACCATATGATATCTATTGAAGACACTACTAGACTTGTGTACTTAGAACAAGTGTTAAATGAAACCCTTCGATTATTTCCTGCAGGACCAATGCAACTAAAAGAAATTCAAGAAGATCTTAAAATAT CTTCAAGTGATTACGTACTACCAAAGGGAACGATGTGTGTTATATCTCCATTAGTAACACATATAAGTCCTGATTTGTACTCAAATCCTCGGGACTTCAATCCCGAAAACTTCAGCCCAGAAAATATAGCTAAACGACATAGATATAGCTTTATTCCTTTTAGCGGTGGCCCAAGGGGTTGTATAG GATCCAAATATGTGATGATGATTATGAAAGTCACTGTGTCAACATTTTTGCGACATTTTAGCGTACatacaaatatcaaattaactgatattaagttaaaattagatGTATTGATGAGGAGTGTTGATGGTTATCCTGTTACGATTCAGCCAAGACACAAAAGACCAACGTACAAGCGAAATAAGAAGCCACTACGATAA